DNA sequence from the Myxococcaceae bacterium JPH2 genome:
GGAGGACGAGCGTCGCGCGTGGGCGGAGGAGGCCGCGCGCAGCTTCGACGTACCCCTCGTCGAGGTGCGCCAGCAAGGGGACCTGGCCGGGGCGCTGCGCCACCCCAATGGGGTGGTGTTCATCCCAGACATCGTGAAGCTGGGGCTGGACGCGCAGCAGATGCTGCTGCACTGCCTGCGCACCCAGGAGGAGCGGCCCAAGGTGGTGGTGGGGCTGTCCGGCGGCGCGGACCTGGCGCTGTCGCGCGGCACCGTCCGAGAGGACCTCCACTACCGGCTCCACAAGGCCCAGGTGGACCTCCAGACGGAGGGGCTGCGCGAGACGCTCAAGCGCCGCTGGGCCCAGCAGGCCGAGGCGCTCGCCGCCAAGGCCGCGCAGGCCAAGGCCGAGGAGCAGGCGCGCGCGGCGATGGACCCGCGCAAGCCCGGCTCGGTGACGCGCATCGCGCCCAAGCGCAAGGCGTCCAGCTCCCGCAAGGGCGCCTCCCGGAACGCGGTGCGCTGAGCGCCGCGCTTCGTGCTATCAGGCGTCCGCCGTGACCCGGACGCCCGCGAGCGCCGAGGCCGTCACCCCGTCGTGGCAAAGCGAGCCATGGCGCGCGAGGGGGGACAGAAGCCTTGCATGCGAGGCGCGGAGAGGAGCCCCTGGCGTTCTGGGGCAGGGAATGGGGCTAATCGGAAAGTTGCGTTAGAGTGGCCGCCGTCCTCATC
Encoded proteins:
- a CDS encoding Fis family transcriptional regulator yields the protein MTLRGYREEELVSNRASLLIHGGTEDERRAWAEEAARSFDVPLVEVRQQGDLAGALRHPNGVVFIPDIVKLGLDAQQMLLHCLRTQEERPKVVVGLSGGADLALSRGTVREDLHYRLHKAQVDLQTEGLRETLKRRWAQQAEALAAKAAQAKAEEQARAAMDPRKPGSVTRIAPKRKASSSRKGASRNAVR